In the genome of Candidatus Microbacterium phytovorans, one region contains:
- a CDS encoding hotdog fold thioesterase codes for MGALAEKMGMQFLEFSVDRCVATLPVEGNTQPVGLMHGGAYVVLGESLGSMAANLHAGPDRLAVGVDINATHTRSATSGTVTGVCTPVHLGRSITVHEIVVTDDQGRRCSTIRITNMIRDLAQR; via the coding sequence ATGGGTGCGCTTGCCGAGAAGATGGGCATGCAGTTCCTCGAGTTCTCGGTCGATCGGTGCGTCGCCACGCTTCCGGTCGAAGGCAACACGCAGCCGGTGGGCCTGATGCACGGCGGGGCATACGTCGTGCTCGGTGAGTCGCTCGGCTCGATGGCGGCGAACCTGCATGCCGGCCCGGATCGGCTCGCCGTCGGCGTCGACATCAACGCGACCCACACCCGTTCGGCCACGTCGGGCACCGTGACGGGCGTGTGCACGCCCGTGCATCTCGGTCGCAGCATCACGGTGCACGAGATCGTCGTCACCGACGATCAGGGGCGCCGGTGCTCCACGATCCGGATCACGAACATGATCCGCGACCTCGCTCAGCGCTGA